The Astatotilapia calliptera chromosome 2, fAstCal1.2, whole genome shotgun sequence genome includes a window with the following:
- the LOC113007493 gene encoding atlastin-3-like — protein MGSEPGPVQIVNVCKDDHSFTLEINALSQILLNPKVRDKRVVVVSVAGAFRKGKSFVLDFMLRYMHRQDEEKWMGNDDEPLTGFSWRGGSEPETSGIQLWSEVFLVQKSDGEEVAVVLMDTQGAFDDQSTVKDCATIFALSTMTSSIQLYNLSQNIQEDDLQQLQLFTEYGRLAMDEIFQKPFQSLMFLIRDWSFPYEYSYGFKGGNQFLDKRLQVKEAQHEELQTVREHIRSCFTSISCFLLPHPGLKVATSPAFKGQLCDVGPEFRDQLKILIPKLLHPDRLVEKEINGNKVTCSGLLEFFKVYIKIYQGEDLPQPKTMLMATAEANNLAAVASAKDQYYRNMEKVCGGDLPYVSPDSLEEKHQFFFREALHVFASTKKMGGQEFCNRYQVKLEKELLEMWESYLKHNESKNLFSAFRTPAVLFVLVCLLYVLSGLLLFIGLSTFAMFCDCTLGAVMVAMLTWAFIRYSGRYRNVGGAIDQAAGVVLEQATVMLNKSRGTSMVEHKKTR, from the exons ATGGGGAGCGAACCAGGCCCAGTTCAGATTGTCAATGTCTGTAAGGACGATCACTCTTTCACCTTGGAGATCAATGCTTTGAGTCAGATCCTGCTGAACCCCAAGGTCCGAGACAAACGTGTTGTGGTGGTGTCAGTGGCCGGAGCCTTCAGGAAGGGGAAGAGCTTTGTGCTCGACTTCATGCTTCGATACATGCACAGACAG GACGAGGAGAAATGGATGGGTAACGATGACGAGCCTCTGACCGGGTTTTCTTGGAGAGGAGGGTCAGAACCGGAAACATCAGGCATCCAGCTGTGGAGCGAAGTTTTCCTTGTCCAAAAGAGCGATGGTGAAGAG gtgGCTGTGGTGTTGATGGACACTCAGGGAGCGTTTGACGACCAGTCCACTGTGAAGGACTGTGCCACCATCTTTGCCCTCAGCACTATGACCAGCTCCATACAG CTCTACAATCTCTCACAGAACATCCAGGAGGACGACCTGCAGCAGTTGCAG CTGTTCACAGAGTATGGTCGTCTCGCCATGGATGAGATCTTTCAGAAGCCCTTTCAG TCTTTGATGTTTCTGATCAGGGACTGGAGCTTTCCCTACGAGTACAGCTACGGGTTCAAAGGCGGGAATCAATTCCTGGATAAACGGTTACAG gttAAGGAGGCTCAACACGAGGAGCTGCAAACAGTCAGGGAGCACATTCGTTCATGCTTCACCAGCATATCCTGCTTCCTCTTACCTCACCCTGGTTTAAAAGTTGCCACCAGTCCTGCCTTTAAGGGACAGCTCTGCG ATGTTGGTCCTGAGTTCAGAGACCAGCTGAAGATTTTGATTCCCAAACTGCTGCATCCAGACCGTCTGGTGGAGAAAGAAATAAATGGAAACAAAGTCACATGCAGCGGCCTGCTCGAGTTTTTCAAG GTTTATATCAAGATTTATCAGGGAGAAGACCTACCGCAGCCAAAGACTATGCTCATG GCCACAGCAGAGGCCAATAACTTGGCAGCTGTGGCGTCAGCCAAAGACCAGTATTACAGGAACATGGAGAAG GTGTGTGGAGGAGACCTGCCTTATGTTTCTCCAGATTCCCTGGAAGAGAAACATCAGTTTTTCTTCCGGGAGGCTCTTCACGTCTTTGCATCCACCAAGAAGATGGGCGGGCAGGAGTTTTGTAACCGTTACCAGGTGAAACTGGAAAAGGAGCTATTGGAAATGTGGGAGTCATACCTGAAGCACAACGAG TCCAAAAACCTCTTCAGCGCCTTCCGGACTCCTGCTGTGCTCTTTGTCCTGGTGTGCCTCCTCTACGTGCTCTCTGGTTTGCTTCTTTTTATCGGCCTGTCCACCTTCGCCATGTTTTGCGACTGCACTCTTGGTGCGGTCATGGTGGCCATGCTGACGTGGGCCTTTATCCGCTACTCGGGTCGGTACCGAAATGTGGGAGGAGCCATCGACCAGGCTGCCGGCGTCGTTCTGGAGCAG gccaCTGTGATGCTGAACAAGTCGAGAGGGACGAGCATGGTGGAGCACAAGAAAACCCGTTAA